DNA sequence from the Candidatus Brocadia sp. genome:
TCTGTGCAGTGTTACTGGTTTAAAAAACATAACGTAATCACGAAAACAATAGTAGTAATAACGATCATAAATGGGATGGGCCTTTGCCACAGATTGCGGCGCTCTTTGGCATACCGGGCATAACTGCTATTTGTACCTTCCGTACTATTGAAAAATGATACACTATATCTCCTTTCACGTATCAGGAATGGCCAGGAAACAAATAGTAAGGCACATAAAACCAGGATAGAAATAAAAAGAGCCTCGTTCTGGATGAGTTGTTTTAGGTTATAAACCGGCAACAACGGCCAGGGTATGTGATCAGGTTTATTAACTAATTTAGGCAATGGGAAAAAGGCGGCAGCAACCAATTCGATTATAACAAGAAAACACGAAACTATGATATGCCTGAATAGTTCATTTGGAAAAAAAGGTTCGAGCATCTCTGGGCTTTTGCCTTTTGCATAGTCTTTCATTCGAAAATCCTTCCTGCGTTAACAAAAGAAGTTAAGGAGGTAAGTGAGAAAGTTCAATCTATTGCAACTTGCTGTTCTTCCAACTTTATTCTCAGTCTCGATAGTTATTATTTTAGAATATTTCATCTATCACAGTATCTCGTCCAAAGCTTCTACCACGCGGTCTATATCATCATGCGTGATCACCAAAGGAGGCTGGAAAGTAAGCACGTTCCGTGATACGCCCGTCTTCCCTGCTAAAATGCCACGATCTTTTAAATCTTCGAGGATATTGTCTATTTCTTCGGTTGCAGGAATCTTATTTTCTTTGACCAGTTCAACACCCAGCATTAGTCCTTTTCCGCGCACCTCCCCCATAAGTTTGTGCCTTTGTTGCAGTTCAATCAGTTTGCCTTTAAAATAGTTTCCAAGTTCTTTTGCCCTTTGCACGAGTTGATATCTTTCAATAACGTCAATCGTCGCCAACGCAGCCGTAGCTGATACGGGATTGCCGCCAGTCGTGGAAGCGCCGGGACGTGTGTAAGATGAAGCAATTTTATCATTCGTTATAAAGGCACCGATGGGAGTACCATTGGCCAGGGCCTTGGCCATAGTCATAATGTCAGGCACAACATTCCAATGTTCAATAGCAAACATCTCTCCCGTTCGGCCAAATCCTGTCTGCACTTCGTCTGCTATTAAGAGTACATTGTACTTGTCGAGAATTTTCCGAATTATCGTAAAATACTCCGGCGGGGGTGTAATAATGCCACCGTTGCCCTGAATAGGCTCAATAATAAAGGCTGCAAAATCGCCACTTTTAACAACGTCCTCAAGATACCTTGCGCATTGTAAATCACAGCGCGGATACATAAGTCCATAAGCACATCGGTAGCAATATGCCCCTGGAATATGAACAATATCACCAAGAGGATTGGGATCGGTTCTCCACATCGGAAGTCCTGTAAGATTCATGGTGAGCTTTGTACGGCCATGCAATCCCTGCCGGGTGGCGACAAATTTATTTTTTTTTGTATATAACTGGGCAAGAAGTGCTGCCCCATCATTGGCCTCTGACCCGCTGGCGCAAAAAAAAGAGCGTTTCAATGAACCAGGGGTAATCTGCGCCAATTTTTCTGCAAGGTCGACCATGGGCTGGGTGAGATAAATGGCGGTGGTATGCTGAAGCGTTCTGATCTGTTCACAGATCTTTTCCACAACCTCGGGGTTACAGTGTCCTGCGTTCATCACAGACACTCCACCATAAAAATCAAGATACTGCTTGCCCGTATGGTCAAACAGATACTGCATCTCCCCCCTGACGATCTGCATCGGCTTTTTATAAAAATGGTAAACGCATGGAATAAGATATTCCAGCTTCTTCTGAAGAATGGCATCAGGTCCGATATGGTTCGTTGTCATGGTTGATACAATATTCCTGCAGCGGAGCTGCAATCAGATAATGAAACCTATACAAAAATACGTTTAAAACGTTGACAGATATGTTTAAGCAATGCTATTGAGATTGTCAGTAAAATAATGTTTAAAAAGGAGGCAGCAAACAAATTGTTCATTAACCAGGGATACATGCCTGCTAATGCAAATCTTTCAATCCTGTCCTGGAGGTCTTCGTCTCTGTTAACAACGAGTATCTTTTCAGAAACACTGTCTTTTGTCACTCCTAAGACCAATGCATGATGGAAACAGCCGAATTTCTTTTCTTCAAGATGCGCTCCCCCTCCTCCGGTCACTAAGTATACGGTGTCTTTCCTGGTAATTCTTGCATATCCATGGTAATCACCTGCTATTACGTAGTCCGCATTCAGTTTTTCAATGAGAGAAACAAGCTCTTCAGAACCTTCAAACGATCTGGCATCGAAGTCTGATGATATTGGAGGCGGGATATGCATAAAAACAAATGTCTTCCTGTAATGGGATGAAGCCTTTTCTGAAATTAACTTTTCTAAAAACCGAAGAGTTTCCTTATTCGGGTAAGGGTTGTTCAGGATGCGGAGAACAACAAAGAGACACCCCTGATATTCAAATGAGAAAATACTGGGACCGTAGACTTCTTCGAATCTCGATATTGGGAAATTTTTGCTGTCAACGTCGTGATTTCCTACGACAAAAAACGATGGGAAAGGAAAAGAAAATTCGCTTATATACTCAGCTTGAAAATAGTTGTGCTCACCTTCGGTGCCTTTATGAACAAAATCACCCAAAAAAACGATGAAAGACAATGGCTCATTGCGCAATTCTTTAGCAATCTTTTCAAATGTCCCGGTGCCTTTAGTGTCTCCCACAATTGCAAAACTGAATTCGTCCCTCTGTTCCTCCTGGCACAATTTTTCTCTGTTCTGTGGAAAATTGCCGGATAAGTGATTTAAATCTCTCTTGCCTTCAAAATGGTGGACGAGCAAAACGTAGAATTCGAAACAAAAAAAAGACGCCAAAAGAAGAAGGATTATTATCCTCGTAAAAAATAATGAGAGAATTATTTTCTTATAGCTTAACATTCTATATTTCTCCTCCGGATATATTTAATTCGTTACTGTTTGATACTTTTCATTACCTCAGCAGTACTTTTTGAGTGGGTTATATCCTGTACATAGCCACCCAGATTAAATCCCCTTGGACTATTTTCAGTTAATATATCCCATTCACTCTCCTGTATCGGTAATGAAATACCGGGGTGTTCTGCATATATGCTTAAATATTTATGGTACATGCTAACCAGGGTTTTTACCAAGGAATCTTCATAATACTGTCCCTCAATCCGCAACACTTTTATGCCAGCCTGTACAAATGAATGAAGGTATGGCAATACACAGATATCTCTTGCTAACAGGAGATGAGTCCTGCAGTACTGATCATTTTCGATGGGCCGTACTTCTCCACGCTCGTCCTTGAGTGCGTATCCCATATATTGGCACACCTGTCTGCAATGATCTTTTTTGTGTGATTTAGAGGTCACCATAGCCGGGA
Encoded proteins:
- a CDS encoding metallophosphoesterase; its protein translation is MLSYKKIILSLFFTRIIILLLLASFFCFEFYVLLVHHFEGKRDLNHLSGNFPQNREKLCQEEQRDEFSFAIVGDTKGTGTFEKIAKELRNEPLSFIVFLGDFVHKGTEGEHNYFQAEYISEFSFPFPSFFVVGNHDVDSKNFPISRFEEVYGPSIFSFEYQGCLFVVLRILNNPYPNKETLRFLEKLISEKASSHYRKTFVFMHIPPPISSDFDARSFEGSEELVSLIEKLNADYVIAGDYHGYARITRKDTVYLVTGGGGAHLEEKKFGCFHHALVLGVTKDSVSEKILVVNRDEDLQDRIERFALAGMYPWLMNNLFAASFLNIILLTISIALLKHICQRFKRIFV
- a CDS encoding aspartate aminotransferase family protein, yielding MTTNHIGPDAILQKKLEYLIPCVYHFYKKPMQIVRGEMQYLFDHTGKQYLDFYGGVSVMNAGHCNPEVVEKICEQIRTLQHTTAIYLTQPMVDLAEKLAQITPGSLKRSFFCASGSEANDGAALLAQLYTKKNKFVATRQGLHGRTKLTMNLTGLPMWRTDPNPLGDIVHIPGAYCYRCAYGLMYPRCDLQCARYLEDVVKSGDFAAFIIEPIQGNGGIITPPPEYFTIIRKILDKYNVLLIADEVQTGFGRTGEMFAIEHWNVVPDIMTMAKALANGTPIGAFITNDKIASSYTRPGASTTGGNPVSATAALATIDVIERYQLVQRAKELGNYFKGKLIELQQRHKLMGEVRGKGLMLGVELVKENKIPATEEIDNILEDLKDRGILAGKTGVSRNVLTFQPPLVITHDDIDRVVEALDEIL